TGATGTACAACGTCATGGTCGACAAGACTTCGATTCCGAATCAAACCGTGAATCTCGAAGCAAGCAATCGTTCTACCGCTGTTACTCCCAAAAGTATATTTGGTGCCAACAAAGCACCCAATTTCCTGCAAGCTCCTGCTGTTCAGGATTTGGATCCACACTTGAACCCCAACTATAACTTTGAGAACTTCATCGAAGGATACAGCAACAAACTGTCAAGAAGCGTTGCCGAAGCCGTAGCACAAAAACCGGGAGGTACCGCTTTCAACCCGTTATTCCTCTATGGAGCTTCCGGAGTAGGAAAAACGCACCTTGCAAATGCAATCGGCACGAAAATCAAAGAAATATATCCCGAAAAAAGAGTTTTATATGTTTCGGCGCATTTATTTCAGGTTCAATATACAGACTCAGTACGTAACAACACGACCAACGACTTTATCAACTTCTACCAGACTATTGATGTACTTATCATTGATGATATTCAGGAGTTTGCCGGAGTTACCAAAACTCAGAACAACTTCTTCCATATCTTCAATCATCTGCATCAGAACGGCAAGCAGCTCATTCTGACTTCCGACCGCGCTCCAGTGTTGCTGCAAGGTATCGAAGAACGTCTGTTGACCCGTTTCAAATGGGGTATGGTAGCCGAACTCGAAAAGCCGACCGTAGAACTTCGCAAAAATATCCTGCGTAATAAGATACACCGCGACGGATTGCAATTCCCACCGGAAGTGATTGATTATATTGCTGAAAATGTGAATGAGAGCGTACGCGATCTGGAAGGTATCGTTATTGCGATTATGGCACGTTCTACTATTTTCAACAAGGAAATAGATCTGGATTTGGCACAACACATTGTGCATGGCGTAGTTCACAACGAAACAAAAGCTGTAACAATTGACGATATTCTTAAAGTCGTATGCAAGCATTTCGACTTGGAACCGTCTGCCATACATACGAAATCCAGAAAAAGAGAAGTGGTTCAGGCACGCCAGATTGCCATGTACCTGGCTAAAAATCACACAGACTTTTCAACATCCAAGATAGGCAAATTCATTGGTAACAAAGACCATGCAACAGTACTTCACGCCTGCAAAACAGTAAAAGGCCAACTGGAAGTAGACAAGAGCTTTCATGCAGAAGTACAGGAAATTGAATCACTGCTGAAGAAGAGAAACTAAATCAACGATAAAAATAGCAGGTATTAAGTATTATCCATGTGTGTGCATATAAAGCAAATGTAACTGCGATAATACTTGATACCTGCTGTTTATTTCAAGTACTTATTTCAAAAAACCTTGTTGACGAAGTACTTTCAACAAGTTATCGGACATAAATTCATTATCTTTCTTTGTATAACGTATGTCTGTAAAAACCTGAGCAAGCGTTTCTTTCTGATTCTCCTCG
The nucleotide sequence above comes from Bacteroides caccae. Encoded proteins:
- the dnaA gene encoding chromosomal replication initiator protein DnaA, whose amino-acid sequence is MIESNHAVLWNRCLEVIKDNVPETTYNTWFAPIVPLKYEDKTLILQIPSQFFYEILEERFVDLIRKTLYKVIGEGTKLMYNVMVDKTSIPNQTVNLEASNRSTAVTPKSIFGANKAPNFLQAPAVQDLDPHLNPNYNFENFIEGYSNKLSRSVAEAVAQKPGGTAFNPLFLYGASGVGKTHLANAIGTKIKEIYPEKRVLYVSAHLFQVQYTDSVRNNTTNDFINFYQTIDVLIIDDIQEFAGVTKTQNNFFHIFNHLHQNGKQLILTSDRAPVLLQGIEERLLTRFKWGMVAELEKPTVELRKNILRNKIHRDGLQFPPEVIDYIAENVNESVRDLEGIVIAIMARSTIFNKEIDLDLAQHIVHGVVHNETKAVTIDDILKVVCKHFDLEPSAIHTKSRKREVVQARQIAMYLAKNHTDFSTSKIGKFIGNKDHATVLHACKTVKGQLEVDKSFHAEVQEIESLLKKRN